One Brevinematales bacterium DNA window includes the following coding sequences:
- a CDS encoding glycosyltransferase family 4 protein, translated as MKKSRSGRHMGILSAGKNGVIGVDVRMYHKSGIGRYIRSLLPGLINSTEYRFDLYGYEEDRGSFAEFPRAEFIPVTSRIYHPKEHIELARKIRPCDLYFSPHFIHPLFKIPAKRRVITVHDVFHISGRSIFNPLQKLYMKTLYDRCIRKADGIITVSEFSQSEIEKYFPHSRGKITVIPFYTDRSNFFILGKSARAEIKKQITANCGFDFTHPYILYVGNIKPHKNLLRLLEAFKQIHNRELYLLIVGEREGFIGREKDFDKKIEGIPRIVFTGKISDEMIRGLYNLAEFFIFPSYYEGFGSPPLEAMACGAPIAASDIPVLREVCGGAVFYFDPYSVDSIARAIDALDSDPALRERLMRAGTERLGHFSPERNLHSHLDVLFND; from the coding sequence TTGAAAAAAAGTCGTAGCGGGCGGCATATGGGGATTTTATCGGCGGGAAAGAACGGGGTTATCGGGGTCGATGTGCGGATGTACCACAAATCCGGCATCGGACGGTATATCCGTTCCCTGCTGCCCGGGCTGATAAACTCGACGGAATATCGCTTCGACCTATACGGCTACGAGGAGGACAGGGGCAGTTTCGCGGAATTTCCCCGCGCGGAGTTTATCCCGGTCACATCGAGAATCTATCACCCGAAGGAGCATATCGAGCTCGCGCGAAAAATCCGCCCGTGCGACCTGTACTTCTCGCCGCACTTCATCCACCCGCTATTTAAAATTCCCGCGAAACGGCGCGTGATTACGGTGCATGACGTGTTCCACATATCCGGCCGCTCGATCTTCAACCCGCTCCAGAAGCTCTATATGAAAACCCTGTACGACAGGTGCATCCGTAAGGCGGACGGAATTATCACGGTTTCGGAATTCTCCCAGTCGGAGATCGAGAAATATTTCCCCCATTCGCGCGGGAAGATTACCGTCATCCCGTTCTACACCGACCGGAGCAACTTTTTCATTCTCGGTAAATCCGCCCGCGCGGAAATAAAGAAGCAGATCACCGCGAATTGCGGGTTCGATTTCACTCACCCGTACATCCTCTATGTCGGGAATATCAAGCCCCATAAGAACCTGCTCCGGCTGCTGGAGGCGTTCAAGCAGATCCATAACCGCGAGCTCTATCTCCTGATAGTCGGGGAGCGCGAGGGGTTTATCGGGCGCGAGAAGGACTTTGATAAAAAGATCGAGGGCATTCCGCGCATCGTATTCACCGGGAAGATCAGCGACGAGATGATCCGCGGGCTGTACAATCTCGCGGAGTTCTTTATATTTCCGTCGTACTACGAGGGTTTCGGGTCGCCGCCCCTCGAGGCGATGGCATGCGGCGCGCCGATCGCCGCGTCGGATATCCCCGTGCTGCGCGAGGTCTGCGGCGGCGCCGTGTTCTACTTCGACCCGTACTCGGTCGACAGTATCGCGCGGGCTATCGACGCCCTCGATTCCGACCCCGCCCTCCGCGAACGTCTCATGCGCGCGGGTACGGAACGCCTCGGGCATTTCAGCCCGGAGCGGAACCTTCATTCCCATCTGGATGTGCTGTTTAATGATTAA